AAACCGGTCCTCCAATCGGCGGTGTAGGTGACAATCTGCGTCCTACCGTCCGGAAGCTGCACTCTGTACTCGCCGCGTACTGTTTCGCCGTCGCTCGTCTCCTGCCTACCGAAATCATTCCCGGTAGCGTGATCCTTCACGGAATAGCCGAACTCGTATGCCTTAGGCTGGAAGCAAAGTCAGATACAAATGATTGCAAATTCCTCCTTTTTCACCGTATCTTTCGACAGAAGATGGTGAAAGAACGAaaggtagagagagagagaaagagaaagagagggagataGTATACAGaatgcaaaatgtaaaaatgcaGAGATAAATGAGGAAAGGTGATAAGCGAAAAAAGTAACGCGAATGGatgcacattattaatgcGGCAATGACGCAACCTCTAGTCAGGACGACAAGCTTTCCTTCCTTCGTCCCGGTAAAGTAGAGCGGACGACGGTGCCGGGGAGAATCCGCCGCGATTTAATCTGGCTCATGGCATGGCACACAACCATCACCGCTACTATcaccagcagcagcagctCGCTCGCCGACGGGCAGATCCGCGCGAGATGCGAACGCGCATCTCGCGAGCGCCGCTCAGATCCACGGGACGATTAGCTAACCAGCAATAACGATTTACCGTGAATTATGCCCGCGGTCGCGGTTCACCctattaatattgttacatcATCCCCGTTTGCGCCACGCTCTCGCTCTCGGATTCGAATTTGTAGCATCTCGAGACACTTGAGCGCGATGCGTCGATCCTCGATTAACGTAATCCCGCCGTGTTCAAACAATGTGCGAGTATGAGCGGTGTGCTGTGGTGCAGGAACGTCTTTcgatcataaatttttaacccAATTGATTGCGAGGTATATTGTGCAAGGCAATGATTTGTTTTTACGAGAAAGAGATACAGCGATTCTTTGCTTAATCAAGATGTGAGAAACGGtaggaaatataaaatttctgcaaTCTGCATTCCATTGAAATAACTTCACgacatatacttttttaaatagaattatgtaatattaattagttttcaCACGTGACTTCAACATGTAAAAGAATaaagtgaaagaaaaatagaaaaacataaataatataagaatagaaaatatgaaaatgagatattttaaagaaaataagctcttataatcatatatagtttaatatttcttaatatttaatattttaccatgtcataaataatgttttataatcaattttcaatttataaatttaatttataaatattttaattacgatacacacacacacacacacacacaaacaatTCTCTCTTTCGATGATGACTACTACTAAAATTAGCATAATAAATGTCTTGTTGAGAAATGATGATACCTCAATTTAAAGTAAGTAATATATCTCATAATATTAGCTGCAATCGTGAGagattataaaacataaaagaacCATCTCGATCATGATATAACATTAAGTACCCCGGGATCCATCGTCCTACTCATcgactacaaaaaaaaatcatgaggTCATTCAGAAAATAGAGTTAGTTCAAGCTCAGAGCACACTCCTTCGGATGAGGTTTACGTAATGAGGCCAGACCTTTCTTTATCCAAGGGTTCAATGTTACTTCCAAGACATGACCGAATCTAGAGCTGAAGTGTTCAACTTTGACCTCGGGAGTGCCGTGCGTTTTCGCAAGACCTGTCAGAATAATCGGCGTTACGTATATTAGGAGCAGGTATCTAGATTTAGAAAGTAACAATGAATTCTTTGAACAAAAGAACGCCTGTCTCGATGACGTAATATGCTTTTTCCTTGATATTTCGGATTAGGCAATTCTCAAAACTATCGGTGAAATATCGATCTATCGTGAGTCATCTTAAACTTACAAACCAAAATCGCAACCTCGAAAGTCACCGATGATGTTTTacaaaagtgataaaaatatttctcctaCACTAATCGATACTAATTATTtcgcattattttataaatgatttatcCATAAAAAAGGTACTACTTAAATACTTAACGAGCGTCTGGCTTAATTACGATCACGCAATTTGAAGCCTGATTTCGCAAAACGTGTTGCACCAGCTATTGAAGTAATCATCGAATGAAGATCAAAGATGATAGGCCCCAAGATTCGATCCCACGTTATGTCAGATTgtattgcataaatttttaatcgaacAATTGCAATATCTCATCCTTGTAGAAATTgtgaattactttttttttttacattttttccgATACGTCTGTATAAGCGTTAACATTATGGCCAAATAGTTAAACTTTGTAACATtattcctttaatttaaaattactttaaggccggtttttgcaatatatagtaaccaaaaatttagtttaactataacttgaaaattaattaatacactcATTCATAAGTTTatcattatgtaaattaaagattatgcGTATGTACATGCGTACGTGTGTAcgtaatctttaatttatttaaccattagcttataaaagtatatattaattaatttttaagttataattaatctaaCTTTGTGGTTAACCGTATATTAAAACAGGCCTAAGAGAATTGCTTAGTAATTTGCATACACACAGACATTTTATatcagatatttaaaaaaattgttaataaaaattaataataattattaagatttaattagtattaagaaaatattgattattatttcgaaAGAGAAAGCTAGCaggattaaaaaacaaagctGTGATGAAGGCATGGGATACATTGTCTTCAATCGCGTGTGCAATTTCATTGAAAGTTACTTAGACACACATATGTATTACAAATACCTCATTATCTGTGTAATCTTGATTATCGTGCCCACCATAATGGCCCCCAAATCCGTTCCCACCACCTTGTAGTCCATGATGACCTCCACCTGCGTAATTTCCGGGAACGCCATACTGATTACTGAGGGGTGGTTCGCAGAGCACGAGGCTGATGCTCGCCACCAGGGCAAACAATAtctgtacaaaaatatttatcagattAGATAAAGAcgcttaaatatatataatgccaATATGTTCTATAAAAGctgtgtataaatttttatttttattgatgagataattatttttttaatctgttcggcaaataatttaagtatttaattattattgattttattaatctattaataaatatccaaTTCTGCCTACATatgatacatatttaattttaaattagaaagaacttattaattatttataattatatacaaattcattggttatttttgtttatatcacatatataaagtaatataaacgTAATTGCTACCTTTTAGGCAGTTCTTGTtcataaagattatttataatatttaccattttttaatactagctaacataaaaaagatctataataaattaaacgtgagaacaaaagaaatgtatttttacaacACGTGCAGGCATCTACGCGCAGATGTTAATTCGTATGATATTTCCGCGTATTATGTCGAGTACGTAGCGAGGTAATACACGAGTTCAAACGAAAAGGTTTTACTGTCAGCGGAACGCTAATTAGTTCCTAAAATATTTCCGATGACTTCCCAGAGACGCTTTCCATGCGTCAGATGAGAACGTCAGATGATCAACAACGCGCACGTTGCGTAGGCGGGAAATTAGACTCATGCGCTTCtatcttttcttctctcaTTTCAGCGGTATCGTGAGAAGGTGCACAATATTACATCACCGGCACTTTAAAAACTGACGCAAGACTAAACATAACGGTAAAGGAATCAGAGAGCTCTTAGGCACGTAATCCGTGACTTTTCCGCGGGAAAATGTCTTTCATACGCATGATTTTTCAGATAATTAAGTAGCTGCTTTAGCACACTAATGTCTTAGTATAAGTGTAGATAAAATCTCGCGTGGGCACAAATTAGTTTCGTGGAATATTGCAACGGTTGATTAACCCGACAGTTATAAACGAGtcgtaattattcagtttatgcattataatatattttttatatttttaaatttatatgttttatatatatatatatatatatatatatatatatgtatatttatctaCATACTTGTGGAATTTGATACACttgtaagatataaaaaaatctttagaataattatatattctacaCACAAATCAACATCTTCCAGTAAAATCCAGTATTAATGAAAACATGaatcaacaatttttatcgtgtactaattaattaactaaatttcTCTGCTTTAGTAAATGTACAAGTGTACAATGATTGCGCGCGTTAGCATAATTACaatgtattaattacaacGCATTTGATTATgctttacatatatgtaatgtaaatatgaatgttcaaattaaaatattgttttaataataacagtgTTAATGagaatattgttaaaatttgttgAGAAATACGGCATATTAAagatatctatataatttttcttttacttactTTACagttatagttttattaattttttttttgattattaaaatttgattattgttttatattaaatgtcttttttattacaattagtatcaattaaaaaagataattatttcatattacgttttataatattataccaTATGTGAGGGCGAATTGAAATGAAAAGGGTGTtagtgataaaaaaatcaattttcagTTTTTGACGGATTcttatatctgaaaaaaaccaataaaaacgtttttgtTGAAAAGTTGTTTTTGGCCATTAACACCCTTTTCATATTTGCCCtcacatatattaaataaaaatgaagacTTTCTATGCTATAGTAATTTCTTTTagcatgtaatattaaaagttaatgcATTATGTCTAAcatgtaacataaaattttatataacaattattttaaatttaatcaacttttaataatcttaaaatgtaataatataatagtataatcttaacataaatcttttaatatgtcatgtattcaattttttatattaatataataaattaaaaaatatttttacatatatttctattattttatgttatttactattttggctagataaaattcattttttatacattagtattaacatttgttttatgaattaatgttaaatttttgtctgaacatttttacaattttaattaaattatgtttaatgaaatatctatagtcaatattttacaaatttatatttctctctctttctctctttctcttctttttttcttgttccTTTATACATACAcctaagtaaaatattaatatttaaattcatatttacaatatccaataatattttttgacattatttttcatttatattaaaaaaaaaatagtcaaACACATGTTTcctgaaaaatgtattactttTGATCTTACAgcattaattcaataaattctACGCTTCAAAGTAATTTAGATCTTATTTCATAAGTCTAAGAATTCTTTCAAAGTTAAACAATAACTAAATACAAAAAGTGTTCTCCTCTGATATTGTATGTAATTTcacataaaagaaaatgataagaaacaaaaaattataattagataagtttaaaagaaaatcagTTTTGaattgttacatttatatcttttcttgATTTGTTATAGTACCTAATTTCTCACGcaaattaagtaataagacATTCACCTTGTTCTTGACTTTTGTACGgtgtatgtttataaaatctttttaatttaattttaaatttcaatttttataagagcgaattaattatttttctattttatttttaattaaatttatataaattgcgtTATATACGAATTaacagtttatattatttaaatatttagttttaatattttatgtgtggAATAAGCTTACAAATGTCTGAcaacaattatttatctaattaatttaaaacgctATCATACATAAATTTGATGTGCAGCTCGCGAATTtgataatgcattattttttcttttcaagttAATAATTAGATTGTTTGTCTGAATAAAGATTTaggttataaatatttaaaccgttaatttctaaataaatattaaattatattataaataactattaatgACGATAACATTCTAGGGTTAATCGCATGCTTTTACTTAgtagcaaatattaaaaattaataccaatATAACTTCGCTGATTGCGCAGatcgcaattttattatttacatatctcGAACATACAGCAATGATTTTTTACTTGATTACTCgtgaaataatatacaatgtgcttgatataatttttttttcgcgtacTTACGGCGAAATTGAACTCATTGTCAGCGAAATTATACCGACATTGATCCCTGCTAGAGACTCACAGTCTTGCTAGAGATCGCCATCTTGTTTAGCTATCACACTTGGGGCGCGAGATACCCCCCTCCCGAAAGCACACGCGAAAGACCACACGACCAAGGGAAAGATAAAAAGCCCAACTGATAACCGATCGATTTATTAAATCACGAGTCTGCACATTCTTCGAGCGAGGTGTATTACCTGTCGCACTATCAAATCCATGCTCGAGGTACGGAGAACACGAGGGTGAGTGGTGGTGCGGAGATCGACTCTTCGGACACCGTGTGAAGTGGAAGAAGAGCACTGGACTGAATGCTGAAATATGGTGACGTTTCGGCGCGCATACTGGTGCTTATATAgagagctctctctctctctctctctctctctctttttctccctttctcgtCTTCCACGGAGAAGATCCGTTTCCTGTCGCCGGCCGCCACCGTCGGGGGAGCAAGCCGAGGGATTCGCTCGAGCTCGCGGCAGCGTAGGCAGTATAAGAGACGGCGGCCGCGCGTACTCCAGTTCACATAGGGAGGCCGCGCGTGTGGAAAGCCCGCGCTTTATCTTCCATTGTTCTCTCTCTGGCTGGCTCGCGCGATTTCGGGCTCCATGTGCAAGCGAGCGAGCGTAGACGTAGACGTAGGACAGAACGGAGCGGGAGCGGGCTGCGAGCCGAACCGCGAGGAGAAGCCGCGGAGAAAGCTGATTACTTCACCGCGTGGGACAgcccgcggcgcggcgcgccgcTTGCTCGCCTTCTTCGAGCGGACTAATTAGGCAATTGAGTCTTAATTAAGTCGCAGGACCAACGCGGACGCGCGAGTCCACGAGTGGGTCCACGGGAATGAGCTCGTTAGCTGCCGAGAGACGTACAGGATTCCCTGAAAGGGACGCGACGCTGAAGAGGAAGTTGCACGGAAGACGCGCAGGGGAACATGGagcgtatatatgtatatgcggAAAGGACAGTTTTGCAGGAATATTCAGCTATAGATGTACagctgaaaataattaatggaaccatcagaataattatataggatACTAAAActtctattttctttatttttttttacatatagcCACCTGCATAATGTTGTGTATGTATAAGTtgctaaaatatcaaaattgtttgcagcattattattatgctTAAGCATTTTACATGATTTTGTTAACCaaccaaattattttcagatctgcatttatatagttaaatttttagacatttcagaaaaattgctttttttacattaatattaatattataaaaacgatTTAAAGTCGGTATTccaaatcaataattttggattaaaaatatcaaattaaataaaagaatttaaatcttgaattgataattgataatttatgaattgtttggattaatatttaacgaaTCCATGTTTGAGAGATCtttgtcattttttacaattcataattaatttttagaaatttttaagtttttaaattgttattgaaaatttaattaattgttattaatttgaatagttatatcgaataaaaataaatttttaatacgtcaaaaattaaaatcaatgatTTTTTAGAACGCGCACGTGCTTGtcgcttaattaaattacatggaaaaactaattttagcACTAAAGTCTATCATATCTGTCAAAGTTAAGTGGATATTATAAAGTGCACGGCTATTTGAGCGATCGTAAAGATTTTAATTCGTTGAACAATcgtccacacacacacacacacacacacgcgcgcgcgcgtcgtgaTACACGCGAGGTGGTGCGGATGTGAGCGTCCCTGAATCAGGATTACGTCGAAGAGGCACGCGCAGTAGGCGAGTAACATCGCTCCCGTTTAGAGGGTTGCGCAATCGGGGAGCCTTAATTATGCGGAATCTTCCAGCGTGCCCTGCGTTCGCTGCGTAAATCCTGCCTTTCGATCTTCTTTGTGCGCGTCGTCACCGCGTGCGCGCACGAGGAAGGGCACACGCTCATCTGGAGCATTACTAACGACGCTCTCTCACCTCTcggggtttttttttcttcttcttttgtgAATACGCACGGCGATCCCGCGTGTCCTTGAAAGATCTCCGCGAATGTAACGCAAGCGACGGGGTGTCATCATCctcgtaatattaatatgccTGCGCCGGCGTGCACCGACAACCGTAACGATATGCTAATGCCGCAACGCATGTAGCTCGTTACGTCAAGCAGTTAGACGGCGTAAGACCCAAACGGCGGGTTAATCCTTTCGCTTACGGCGGATCCGATTATGGGCATACTTTATCTTCTCGTGTAacattaaagtaatatatatttatatatatgaaagatGCATATATAGGCTGCTCGGTAGCAGACCCCAACAAGAAGGAAAGATTCCGTGTGAGTTTTCTTGTATGTTCAATAGAATTGTGACTTTAGAAATTCTCTACATACATCAAAATCTTGAGAAATTCGAGGTTGAAGTTGTAAAGGAAggttatcttaataatttatcttgcTATTATATGTCATTACATATGACGTGctaaaaagatttactttgTTTAGGATTAAGAAGATTGATGGAACTTTCAATTATCgggagaattttaaaaattacgattaataaaattttttaaattaaataattgagtCAAAAGGTTAATCTATTTGTTCAATTATATGATTAAGAAAtcttattaatcttattaaaaaccgattaattattaatcttaatgtctaagaaaaatttcttttgagaAATTGAAAGTTCCAAcaatatacttaattttaaatggaataaaatttttgatgtaaTTACAACTGTATTACAACAATagtataataagttaaagtaacttttttaatgcaatattaatcttaaattttttgagattataacataaaatattttgaaaattggaGCATTACACTGTTAAAAAAAACccaaaaagtaattattttcctttttggaattaaaaaagcaaattctTTTGTTTGATAGTATAATAAGTGTATTTGACAATCAccgatattatattatatattaattaatataaataataatgaaatagttTAAGCTTTTGAATACataagaaaacaatttaattttatattattatctaaaaa
This sequence is a window from Monomorium pharaonis isolate MP-MQ-018 chromosome 3, ASM1337386v2, whole genome shotgun sequence. Protein-coding genes within it:
- the LOC105840050 gene encoding pro-resilin isoform X2, with the protein product MAISSKTILFALVASISLVLCEPPLSNQYGVPGNYAGGGHHGLQGGGNGFGGHYGGHDNQDYTDNEPKAYEFGYSVKDHATGNDFGRQETSDGETVRGEYRVQLPDGRTQIVTYTADWRTGFHADVRYEGTASYPDQYNAGQGYQGNQLGGGGGYTGGNQGGYNYPSGGGQYNANNYQFGSNSIDNSYNNFGGRNNYPGIPSPTYGPAFH
- the LOC105840050 gene encoding pro-resilin isoform X1 — encoded protein: MDLIVRQILFALVASISLVLCEPPLSNQYGVPGNYAGGGHHGLQGGGNGFGGHYGGHDNQDYTDNEPKAYEFGYSVKDHATGNDFGRQETSDGETVRGEYRVQLPDGRTQIVTYTADWRTGFHADVRYEGTASYPDQYNAGQGYQGNQLGGGGGYTGGNQGGYNYPSGGGQYNANNYQFGSNSIDNSYNNFGGRNNYPGIPSPTYGPAFH